The sequence CATCAAAGTGGAACAGGATTATTGGTAAAGGCATGGAAAATGTAACTCTGATGCAGAGTGAGAAAAATGCTCTGATGACACATGAAGCCATCAAAGGTATCATTTCAGCAGAGACGGATAAAATTTTTGAGGAGCTGGTGGCACTGCGGCGCGATTTTCACCGCTATCCAGAATTAGCCTATGAGGAAGTGCGCACGTCGGGCATTGTAGCAGAGTACTTGGAAAGCTTAGGCTGCGAGGTACAGCGTGGGGTTGCAAAAACAGGTATCGTGGCGCATCTCAAAGGCGATAGAGCAACTGCACAATCTAAAGTTGTAGCCTTGCGTGCGGATATGGATGCTCTGCCTATGCCTGAAGAGACATCGCATCATTTCCGCTCGCTGATTGAGGGCAAAATGCATGCATGCGGACACGACGCGCACACAGCCGCGTTGTTAGGCGTAGCTAAAGTGCTAAGTACAATTCGCTGTCATCTTGCAGGCACAGTCAAATTCATCTTCCAGCCGTCTGAGGAAAAAATTCCGGGGGGCGCAAAGCCAATGCTAGATGAGGGTGTGTTTAGAGATCGACCGCCTGATGCGGTGTTTGGGCAGCATTGCATTCCGCAAGTGCCGGTCGGGAAAATTGGTTTTTATGCAGGGGCGATGATGGCTGCGGCTGATGAACTCTATATTAGCGTTAAAGGTAAAGGCGGACATGGCTCAGCGCCACACCGTGCAAGTGACCCGATTGTGGCAGCGGTGCAAATTGTAACCTCGCTGCAAACGATTGTCAGTCGCAATATGCCACCTTCTG is a genomic window of [Chlorobium] sp. 445 containing:
- a CDS encoding amidohydrolase encodes the protein MTHEAIKGIISAETDKIFEELVALRRDFHRYPELAYEEVRTSGIVAEYLESLGCEVQRGVAKTGIVAHLKGDRATAQSKVVALRADMDALPMPEETSHHFRSLIEGKMHACGHDAHTAALLGVAKVLSTIRCHLAGTVKFIFQPSEEKIPGGAKPMLDEGVFRDRPPDAVFGQHCIPQVPVGKIGFYAGAMMAAADELYISVKGKGGHGSAPHRASDPIVAAVQIVTSLQTIVSRNMPPSAAVVVSITAIHGGSATNIIPNQVHMMGTLRTMDESLRELAHARLKDIVHFTGKAMGVEAEIEIRKGYPVLINDKTMTEFAFHAAKEYVGEENALHAEPIMGAEDFAYFLQACPGTFWQLGVGNATRGIVHNIHSTQFDIDEEALRVGTGFMSYLTWKYLSL